The following coding sequences are from one Saprospiraceae bacterium window:
- a CDS encoding SAM-dependent methyltransferase, translating to MIQGKIYLVPVPLGGSSMEVLSAKVIAMIHQLDTFVVENAKTARQLIKASGTAKAISQYQIVEIDRNSPLAVWPELYSLIKEGKDVGLMSEAGMPAIADPGSELVAQAHINRVQVVPLSGPNSMMMALMASGLPGQSFCFLGYLPAKKDALRQKIVSLVNEIRLNKRTYLFMETPYRNTQMMEMLLGHVPDQFTLCVAAGLETDKEYIHTYTIKQWKKTNDFNLLEDNPAIFVLAAMY from the coding sequence ATGATCCAGGGTAAAATCTATCTCGTGCCAGTACCTTTGGGTGGTAGTTCAATGGAGGTGCTTTCAGCTAAAGTCATCGCCATGATACATCAGCTGGATACTTTTGTAGTGGAAAATGCCAAAACAGCGAGACAACTCATTAAAGCATCAGGCACAGCCAAAGCGATCTCCCAATACCAGATAGTTGAAATAGATCGGAATTCGCCGTTGGCTGTGTGGCCGGAATTATACTCTCTCATCAAAGAAGGAAAGGATGTCGGACTGATGTCTGAGGCAGGGATGCCGGCTATAGCAGATCCGGGCTCAGAACTCGTTGCACAGGCACACATCAATCGGGTGCAGGTAGTGCCGCTGAGTGGCCCAAACTCGATGATGATGGCTCTGATGGCCTCAGGATTACCCGGACAAAGCTTTTGTTTTCTGGGATATCTTCCGGCAAAGAAAGATGCCCTGCGTCAGAAAATTGTTTCACTTGTAAATGAAATCCGACTCAACAAAAGAACTTATCTTTTCATGGAAACTCCCTACAGGAACACACAGATGATGGAGATGCTGCTGGGCCATGTACCGGATCAATTTACTCTCTGTGTTGCTGCAGGACTGGAAACTGACAAAGAGTATATCCACACTTACACCATCAAGCAATGGAAAAAAACAAATGATTTCAATCTCTTGGAAGACAATCCCGCGATATTCGTTCTTGCAGCGATGTATTAG
- the trpS gene encoding tryptophan--tRNA ligase, which produces MMKKILSGIQPTGDIHLGNYFGAIDNWVKLQDNYLCTYGVVDYHSMTMPYDPKKLKENTWKMAFQILACGVKVENLFIQSLVPEHTELAWILGCVCSYGELSRMTQFKDKSEQLNDKGKDSVISAGLFYYPVLQAADILIYHADLVPVGKDQEQHLELSRNIAQRFNFLYNKEYFHHPDPLFTETPKILSLADPTRKMSKSLGEKHHINVFGEEAQIRKQIRSAVTDAGESSGNEMSAGVKNLFEILKACGDLNSYNSLIREYHSQPLKYSSLKEAVAEALVAKLKPFHENLQQIQENKKDIKNQIKASSEKIRERAWQTVKEVREIAGL; this is translated from the coding sequence TTGATGAAAAAAATTCTTTCAGGTATCCAACCTACAGGGGACATACATCTTGGCAACTATTTTGGTGCTATCGACAATTGGGTCAAGTTGCAAGACAACTACCTTTGTACATATGGTGTCGTGGATTATCACTCTATGACTATGCCTTATGACCCTAAGAAACTCAAGGAAAATACCTGGAAAATGGCCTTCCAGATACTCGCCTGTGGCGTAAAGGTCGAGAATCTTTTCATTCAATCGCTTGTCCCGGAACATACAGAACTGGCTTGGATTCTGGGATGTGTATGCTCGTATGGAGAGCTATCGCGAATGACACAGTTCAAAGACAAATCCGAACAACTCAACGACAAAGGCAAGGATTCGGTCATTTCAGCAGGTTTATTTTATTATCCGGTGCTTCAGGCTGCCGATATCTTGATCTACCATGCTGACCTGGTACCTGTCGGAAAAGATCAGGAACAACATCTCGAACTCTCGCGCAACATCGCGCAACGATTCAATTTTCTGTACAACAAAGAATATTTTCATCATCCCGATCCTCTCTTTACTGAGACGCCAAAAATACTTTCACTCGCAGATCCCACACGAAAAATGAGTAAATCTCTGGGAGAAAAACATCATATCAATGTCTTCGGCGAAGAAGCTCAGATCCGCAAACAAATACGATCTGCCGTAACGGATGCAGGTGAATCATCAGGAAATGAAATGAGCGCAGGTGTGAAAAATTTGTTCGAAATCTTGAAGGCTTGCGGTGATCTAAACTCATACAATTCTCTGATCCGGGAATATCACTCACAACCATTGAAGTATTCTTCTCTCAAGGAAGCCGTCGCTGAGGCGCTGGTTGCAAAACTTAAACCATTCCACGAGAATTTACAACAAATTCAGGAAAACAAAAAAGACATCAAAAATCAAATCAAGGCATCATCTGAAAAGATACGCGAGCGTGCCTGGCAGACTGTCAAAGAAGTGCGAGAAATAGCAGGCTTGTAA